A region of Paramormyrops kingsleyae isolate MSU_618 chromosome 17, PKINGS_0.4, whole genome shotgun sequence DNA encodes the following proteins:
- the gigyf2 gene encoding GRB10-interacting GYF protein 2 isoform X2: protein MAETQTLNFGPEWLRALSGGGSVTSPPLSPALPKYKLADYRYGREEMLALYVKDNKIPVDLQDKEFLPILQEEPLPPLALVPFTEEEQRNFSTSVNSAAVLRLTGRGGGTVAGAPRGRSSSRGRGRGRGDGGFYQRSFDDVEGGFGRGAREMHRSQSWEERGDRRFEKPGRKETEVSPAHFQLNHIRSNYEDGGTGTNRKHDFTRSESENWRTSREEQNGEEDEGGWRLAGPRRDPDRWRPHSPDGLRSSGWREHPDQRRRFPFDSRDEDRGYRRTRLGSGSQDDERDSLPEWCLDDADEEMGTFDSSGAFLSLKVRGTELSNLPSRKAPKEPIPEEAELDFRPSEECEERGRLEKEESEPEEAKELDRAGCDEEGDSGRPQDEAAPSQSPPAPSQAEPPADLPSPPSQPEKTDSPPERNERAALPNVQPELNHAACPAGATSSLVEATTLHHAPPVLPEISAPLPITQQKSPEMPSTLPAPLPFPEASAPVAGPMNQMDIDDDEGLKHFEQEAEKMVAYLQDNAVDDDRLAAKMVDRKKLTALPLTHEGALKWFYKDPQGEIQGPFSNQEMMEWFQAGYFTVSLLVKRGCDELFQPLGEIMKMWGRVPFTPGHSPPPFLGDVDQERLKRQRELTALNLYQLQQLQYQYLLRQQYAQALAQQQKAVALGSPQQQQQPAPQISHLLPPYQAVKLRTSEPPVTRSMSVPDSGSVWELQNQTSQPSGAASVQHVAHSAWESGSVWDLPIEPMAAPPTMEQMQQLEKVKAAQMEQDRREAELQAKREEEERKRREEEELARRSKEEALRRQREQEAALRRQKEEEERQAQERRREEEERRQREEMLRKQEEELRNQEELRRREEEKRLAEEAAVRQRLQEDQKKKEQEQRKKEQELQRQQELQRQQELQRQQELQRQQELQRQQELQKQQELQRQQELQRQQELQRQRQQQQEALRRLQQQQQLAQMKLPSSSKWGQQSSSLPSQTQTALSLAEIQKVEEERERLAREEKRQQQQQLMKVLQLQQQQQQQQAKLSGWGSVAKQPPAAKSLLEIQQEEAQQMKQQQKKEQQMGSSQQSRAQTRVNNMSNSVWGSISSSSPQWSSSELGSSIWGSPDTKNSNLGFWDEAVKEATVPSKRNSKNKNNANFGNSLSGRGNKKVEEEEQKLLKLFQGVTNSQDGFTQWCEQTLHALNTANNLDVPTFASFLKEVDSPYEVHDYVRAYLGDTPEAKDFAKHFLERRAKQKPMQQQQLPQPQQESVWGVNQTGLQSIFQSNHASMQQSSFETVQSGKKKKKQKMVRADPSLLGFSVNAASERLNMGEIETVEDF, encoded by the exons ATGGCGGAAACCCAGACACTCAACTTTGGACCTGAATG GCTTCGTGCTCTGTCCGGTGGAGGAAGTGTCACCTCTCCTCCACTCTCACCAGCATTGCCAAAGTATAAACTTGCAGATTACCGCTATGGAAGGGAAGAGATGCTTGCACTTTATGTAAAGGATAATAAG ATTCCTGTAGACTTACAAGATAAAGAATTTCTGCCTATTTTACAAGAGGAGCCCCTGCCGCCACTGGCACTGGTACCTTTTACAGAAGAAGAACAG AGAAACTTCTCAACGTCTGTAAATAGTGCCGCCGTGCTGCGACTAacagggagaggaggaggaacgGTGGCAGGGGCTCCACGAGGTCGAAGTTCCTCGAGAGGCAGAG GTCGGGGCCGCGGTGATGGAGGCTTTTACCAAAGAAGCTTTGATGATGTGGAAGGAGGGTTTGGTCGAGGTGCGCGAGAGATGCATCGTTCTCAGAGCTGGGAAGAGAG GGGGGACAGAAGGTTTGAAAAGCCAGGTCGAAAAGAAACAG AGGTTTCCCCGGCTCATTTTCAGCTGAATCATA TAAGGTCCAACTATGAGGATGGTGGGACAGGCACAAACCGGAAGCACGACTTCACACGTTCCGAGAGTGAGAACTGGCGCACGTCCCGAGAGGAGCAGAACGGTGAGGAGGATGAGGGGGGCTGGCGGCTAGCAGGCCCACGGCGAGATCCTGACCGGTGGCGCCCTCACAGCCCAG ATGGGCTCCGGTCATCGGGATGGCGGGAGCATCCAGACCAGCGCAGGCGCTTCCCCTTTGACTCCCGGGACGAGGACCGAGGGTATCGACGGACACGTCTCGGCAGTGGTAGTCAGGATGACGAACGGGACAGCCTTCCTGAGTGGTGCTTGGATGATGCTGATGAAGAGATGGGCACCTTTGACTCCTCCGGggcctttctctctctcaagGTGAGGGGCACTGAGCTCTCCAACCTCCCATCACGCAAG GCTCCCAAAGAGCCCATTCCAGAGGAGGCAGAGCTAGATTTCAGGCCGTCGGAGGAGTGCGAAGAGCGGGGGCGGTTAGAGAAGGAGGAGAGTGAGCCGGAAGAGGCCAAAGAGCTGGACAGAGCAGGCTGTGATGAGGAGGGCG ATTCGGGAAGGCCCCAGGACGAGGCAGCGCCCTCGCAGTCTCCTCCAGCCCCGTCACAGGCTGAGCCCCCAGCTGACCTGCCCTCGCCTCCCAGCCAGCCCGAGAAGACGGATTCCCCCCCTGAAAGGAACGAGAGAGCCGCCCTTCCGAACGTGCAGCCAGAACTCAACCATGCGGCTTGCCCGGCCGGGGCAACCAGCAGCCTGGTGGAAGCCACCACTCTCCACCATGCCCCCCCTGTGCTTCCAG AAATCTCAGCCCCACTCCCCATAACACAGCAGAAGTCCCCAGAGATGCCTTCAACACTCCCAGCCCCACTACCTTTCCCAGAAGCCTCTGCTCCAGTAGCAGGACCCATGAATCAAATGGACATTGATGATGATGAGGGTCTGAAGCACTTTGAGCAG GAGGCTGAGAAGATGGTAGCATATCTCCAGGACAATGCTGTGGACGACGACCGGTTGGCAGCTAAAATGGTGGATCGGAAAAAGCTCACGGCCCTCCCGTTGACACACGAAGGGGCACTCAAATGGTTCTACAAGGACCCACAGGGAGAGATACAAG GGCCTTTCTCAAACCAGGAGATGATGGAGTGGTTTCAGGCCGGCTATTTCACCGTGTCCTTGCTGGTGAAAAGGGGCTGTGATGAACTCTTCCAACCCCTGGGTGAGATAATGAAGATGTGGGGGCGGGTCCCCTTTACACCAGGCCACTCACCGCCTCCATTCCTG GGTGACGTGGACCAGGAGAGGCTGAAGAGGCAACGCGAGCTGACGGCGCTCAACCTGTAtcagctgcagcagctgcagtATCAGTACCTTCTCAG GCAGCAGTATGCCCAGGCTCTGGCCCAGCAGCAGAAGGCCGTTGCCCTCGGTTccccacagcagcagcagcagccggcaCCACAGATCAGCCACTTGCTCCCACCATACCAGGCTGTGAAGTTAAG AACATCAGAACCACCTGTGACTCGTTCCATGTCTGTTCCTGACTCTGGTTCTGTGTGGGAGTTGCAAAACCAGACATCACAACCCTCTGGGGCAGCTAGCGTCCAGCATGTAGCTCACAGTG CCTGGGAAAGCGGAAGCGTGTGGGACCTGCCCATAGAACCTATGGCTGCACCACCAACAATGGAGCAGATGCAGCAGTTGGAAAAAGTAAAGGCTGCCCAG ATGGAGCAGGACAGACGGGAGGCGGAGCTCCAGGCAAAGAGGGAAGAGGAGGAGCGGAAGCgcagggaggaagaggagctggCGAGACGTTCCAAG GAGGAGGCGCTAAGACGGCAACGGGAGCAAGAGGCAGCACTACGCAggcagaaggaggaggaggagaggcagGCGCAAGAGAGGAGgagggaagaggaggagagaagGCAAAGGGAAGAAATGCTCCGCAAGCAG GAGGAGGAGCTGCGGAACCAGGAGGAGCTCCGCAGGCGGGAGGAGGAGAAGCGTTTGGCTGAAGAGGCAGCAGTTCGGCAGCGGCTACAGGAGGACCAGAAGAAGAAGGAACAGGAACAGCGAAAGAAGGAGCAGGAGCTCCAGAGGCAGCAGGAGCTCCAGAGGCAGCAGGAGCTCCAGAGGCAGCAGGAGCTCCAGAGGCAGCAGGAGCTCCAGAGGCAGCAGGAACTTCAGAAGCAGCAGGAGCTCCAACGACAACAGGAGTTGCAAAGGCAGCAGGAGCTGCAGAGGCaaagacagcagcagcaggaggcgctccgtcgactgcagcagcagcagcagctggcgcAGATGAAG CTTCCATCGTCCTCCAAGTGGGGCCAGCAGTCCAGCTCCCTGCCATCCCAGACACAGACCGCCTTATCCCTTGCGgagatccagaaggtggaggaggagagggagcgCCTGGCCCGAGAAGAG AagcgacagcagcagcagcagctaaTGAAAGTCCTCCAgctgcagcaacagcagcaacagcagcaggccAAGCTCTCGGGCTGGGGTAGCGTGGCGAAGCAGCCACCAGCCGCCAAGTCCCTGCTGGAGATACAGCAAGAGGAGGCCCAGCAGatgaagcagcagcagaagaagGAGCAGCAGATGGGCAGCAGCCAGCAGAGCCGGGCTCAGACGCGAGTG AACAATATGAGTAACTCAGTGTGGGGGTCCATCAGTAGCAGCTCCCCCCAGTGGAGCAGCTCGGAACTGGGCAGCAGCATCTGGGGCAGCCCTGATACTAAGAACTCCAACCTGGGCTTTTGGGATGAAGCCGTGAAGGAGGCCACAGTTCCCTCAAAGCGAAACTCCAAGAACAAGAACAATGCCAACTTTGG GAACTCACTGAGTGGCCGGGGAAATAAGAAGgtagaggaagaggagcagaagTTGCTGAAGCTCTTCCAGGGGGTCACCAACAGCCAGGATGGCTTCACGCAGTGGTGTGAGCAGACCCTGCATGCCCTCAACACCGCCAACAACCTGGACG TTCCTACGTTTGCCTCTTTCCTGAAGGAGGTGGATTCCCCCTATGAGGTCCACGACTATGTAAGAGCCTACCTAGGAGATACACCCGAGGCGAAGGACTTTGCCAAGCACTTTCTGGAGCGTCGTGCCAAACAGAAACccatgcagcagcagcagctgccaCAGCCACAGCAG GAATCTGTCTGGGGAGTTAACCAGACTGGATTACAGTCTATCTTCCAGTCGAATCATGCAAGTATGCAGCAGTCCAGCTTTGAGACCGTGCAGTCtgggaagaagaagaagaaacaaAAGATGGTACGAGCTGACCCCAGCCTCTTAG GTTTTTCTGTGAATGCGGCATCTGAGCGGCTGAATATGGGGGAGATTGAGACAGTGGAGGACTTTTGA
- the gigyf2 gene encoding GRB10-interacting GYF protein 2 isoform X5: protein MAETQTLNFGPEWLRALSGGGSVTSPPLSPALPKYKLADYRYGREEMLALYVKDNKIPVDLQDKEFLPILQEEPLPPLALVPFTEEEQRNFSTSVNSAAVLRLTGRGGGTVAGAPRGRSSSRGRGRGRGDGGFYQRSFDDVEGGFGRGAREMHRSQSWEERGDRRFEKPGRKETEVSPAHFQLNHIRSNYEDGGTGTNRKHDFTRSESENWRTSREEQNDGLRSSGWREHPDQRRRFPFDSRDEDRGYRRTRLGSGSQDDERDSLPEWCLDDADEEMGTFDSSGAFLSLKVRGTELSNLPSRKKAPKEPIPEEAELDFRPSEECEERGRLEKEESEPEEAKELDRAGCDEEGDSGRPQDEAAPSQSPPAPSQAEPPADLPSPPSQPEKTDSPPERNERAALPNVQPELNHAACPAGATSSLVEATTLHHAPPVLPEISAPLPITQQKSPEMPSTLPAPLPFPEASAPVAGPMNQMDIDDDEGLKHFEQEAEKMVAYLQDNAVDDDRLAAKMVDRKKLTALPLTHEGALKWFYKDPQGEIQGPFSNQEMMEWFQAGYFTVSLLVKRGCDELFQPLGEIMKMWGRVPFTPGHSPPPFLGDVDQERLKRQRELTALNLYQLQQLQYQYLLRQQYAQALAQQQKAVALGSPQQQQQPAPQISHLLPPYQAVKLRTSEPPVTRSMSVPDSGSVWELQNQTSQPSGAASVQHVAHSAWESGSVWDLPIEPMAAPPTMEQMQQLEKVKAAQMEQDRREAELQAKREEEERKRREEEELARRSKEEALRRQREQEAALRRQKEEEERQAQERRREEEERRQREEMLRKQEEELRNQEELRRREEEKRLAEEAAVRQRLQEDQKKKEQEQRKKEQELQRQQELQRQQELQRQQELQRQQELQRQQELQKQQELQRQQELQRQQELQRQRQQQQEALRRLQQQQQLAQMKLPSSSKWGQQSSSLPSQTQTALSLAEIQKVEEERERLAREEKRQQQQQLMKVLQLQQQQQQQQAKLSGWGSVAKQPPAAKSLLEIQQEEAQQMKQQQKKEQQMGSSQQSRAQTRVNNMSNSVWGSISSSSPQWSSSELGSSIWGSPDTKNSNLGFWDEAVKEATVPSKRNSKNKNNANFGNSLSGRGNKKVEEEEQKLLKLFQGVTNSQDGFTQWCEQTLHALNTANNLDVPTFASFLKEVDSPYEVHDYVRAYLGDTPEAKDFAKHFLERRAKQKPMQQQQLPQPQQESVWGVNQTGLQSIFQSNHASMQQSSFETVQSGKKKKKQKMVRADPSLLGFSVNAASERLNMGEIETVEDF, encoded by the exons ATGGCGGAAACCCAGACACTCAACTTTGGACCTGAATG GCTTCGTGCTCTGTCCGGTGGAGGAAGTGTCACCTCTCCTCCACTCTCACCAGCATTGCCAAAGTATAAACTTGCAGATTACCGCTATGGAAGGGAAGAGATGCTTGCACTTTATGTAAAGGATAATAAG ATTCCTGTAGACTTACAAGATAAAGAATTTCTGCCTATTTTACAAGAGGAGCCCCTGCCGCCACTGGCACTGGTACCTTTTACAGAAGAAGAACAG AGAAACTTCTCAACGTCTGTAAATAGTGCCGCCGTGCTGCGACTAacagggagaggaggaggaacgGTGGCAGGGGCTCCACGAGGTCGAAGTTCCTCGAGAGGCAGAG GTCGGGGCCGCGGTGATGGAGGCTTTTACCAAAGAAGCTTTGATGATGTGGAAGGAGGGTTTGGTCGAGGTGCGCGAGAGATGCATCGTTCTCAGAGCTGGGAAGAGAG GGGGGACAGAAGGTTTGAAAAGCCAGGTCGAAAAGAAACAG AGGTTTCCCCGGCTCATTTTCAGCTGAATCATA TAAGGTCCAACTATGAGGATGGTGGGACAGGCACAAACCGGAAGCACGACTTCACACGTTCCGAGAGTGAGAACTGGCGCACGTCCCGAGAGGAGCAGAACG ATGGGCTCCGGTCATCGGGATGGCGGGAGCATCCAGACCAGCGCAGGCGCTTCCCCTTTGACTCCCGGGACGAGGACCGAGGGTATCGACGGACACGTCTCGGCAGTGGTAGTCAGGATGACGAACGGGACAGCCTTCCTGAGTGGTGCTTGGATGATGCTGATGAAGAGATGGGCACCTTTGACTCCTCCGGggcctttctctctctcaagGTGAGGGGCACTGAGCTCTCCAACCTCCCATCACGCAAG AAGGCTCCCAAAGAGCCCATTCCAGAGGAGGCAGAGCTAGATTTCAGGCCGTCGGAGGAGTGCGAAGAGCGGGGGCGGTTAGAGAAGGAGGAGAGTGAGCCGGAAGAGGCCAAAGAGCTGGACAGAGCAGGCTGTGATGAGGAGGGCG ATTCGGGAAGGCCCCAGGACGAGGCAGCGCCCTCGCAGTCTCCTCCAGCCCCGTCACAGGCTGAGCCCCCAGCTGACCTGCCCTCGCCTCCCAGCCAGCCCGAGAAGACGGATTCCCCCCCTGAAAGGAACGAGAGAGCCGCCCTTCCGAACGTGCAGCCAGAACTCAACCATGCGGCTTGCCCGGCCGGGGCAACCAGCAGCCTGGTGGAAGCCACCACTCTCCACCATGCCCCCCCTGTGCTTCCAG AAATCTCAGCCCCACTCCCCATAACACAGCAGAAGTCCCCAGAGATGCCTTCAACACTCCCAGCCCCACTACCTTTCCCAGAAGCCTCTGCTCCAGTAGCAGGACCCATGAATCAAATGGACATTGATGATGATGAGGGTCTGAAGCACTTTGAGCAG GAGGCTGAGAAGATGGTAGCATATCTCCAGGACAATGCTGTGGACGACGACCGGTTGGCAGCTAAAATGGTGGATCGGAAAAAGCTCACGGCCCTCCCGTTGACACACGAAGGGGCACTCAAATGGTTCTACAAGGACCCACAGGGAGAGATACAAG GGCCTTTCTCAAACCAGGAGATGATGGAGTGGTTTCAGGCCGGCTATTTCACCGTGTCCTTGCTGGTGAAAAGGGGCTGTGATGAACTCTTCCAACCCCTGGGTGAGATAATGAAGATGTGGGGGCGGGTCCCCTTTACACCAGGCCACTCACCGCCTCCATTCCTG GGTGACGTGGACCAGGAGAGGCTGAAGAGGCAACGCGAGCTGACGGCGCTCAACCTGTAtcagctgcagcagctgcagtATCAGTACCTTCTCAG GCAGCAGTATGCCCAGGCTCTGGCCCAGCAGCAGAAGGCCGTTGCCCTCGGTTccccacagcagcagcagcagccggcaCCACAGATCAGCCACTTGCTCCCACCATACCAGGCTGTGAAGTTAAG AACATCAGAACCACCTGTGACTCGTTCCATGTCTGTTCCTGACTCTGGTTCTGTGTGGGAGTTGCAAAACCAGACATCACAACCCTCTGGGGCAGCTAGCGTCCAGCATGTAGCTCACAGTG CCTGGGAAAGCGGAAGCGTGTGGGACCTGCCCATAGAACCTATGGCTGCACCACCAACAATGGAGCAGATGCAGCAGTTGGAAAAAGTAAAGGCTGCCCAG ATGGAGCAGGACAGACGGGAGGCGGAGCTCCAGGCAAAGAGGGAAGAGGAGGAGCGGAAGCgcagggaggaagaggagctggCGAGACGTTCCAAG GAGGAGGCGCTAAGACGGCAACGGGAGCAAGAGGCAGCACTACGCAggcagaaggaggaggaggagaggcagGCGCAAGAGAGGAGgagggaagaggaggagagaagGCAAAGGGAAGAAATGCTCCGCAAGCAG GAGGAGGAGCTGCGGAACCAGGAGGAGCTCCGCAGGCGGGAGGAGGAGAAGCGTTTGGCTGAAGAGGCAGCAGTTCGGCAGCGGCTACAGGAGGACCAGAAGAAGAAGGAACAGGAACAGCGAAAGAAGGAGCAGGAGCTCCAGAGGCAGCAGGAGCTCCAGAGGCAGCAGGAGCTCCAGAGGCAGCAGGAGCTCCAGAGGCAGCAGGAGCTCCAGAGGCAGCAGGAACTTCAGAAGCAGCAGGAGCTCCAACGACAACAGGAGTTGCAAAGGCAGCAGGAGCTGCAGAGGCaaagacagcagcagcaggaggcgctccgtcgactgcagcagcagcagcagctggcgcAGATGAAG CTTCCATCGTCCTCCAAGTGGGGCCAGCAGTCCAGCTCCCTGCCATCCCAGACACAGACCGCCTTATCCCTTGCGgagatccagaaggtggaggaggagagggagcgCCTGGCCCGAGAAGAG AagcgacagcagcagcagcagctaaTGAAAGTCCTCCAgctgcagcaacagcagcaacagcagcaggccAAGCTCTCGGGCTGGGGTAGCGTGGCGAAGCAGCCACCAGCCGCCAAGTCCCTGCTGGAGATACAGCAAGAGGAGGCCCAGCAGatgaagcagcagcagaagaagGAGCAGCAGATGGGCAGCAGCCAGCAGAGCCGGGCTCAGACGCGAGTG AACAATATGAGTAACTCAGTGTGGGGGTCCATCAGTAGCAGCTCCCCCCAGTGGAGCAGCTCGGAACTGGGCAGCAGCATCTGGGGCAGCCCTGATACTAAGAACTCCAACCTGGGCTTTTGGGATGAAGCCGTGAAGGAGGCCACAGTTCCCTCAAAGCGAAACTCCAAGAACAAGAACAATGCCAACTTTGG GAACTCACTGAGTGGCCGGGGAAATAAGAAGgtagaggaagaggagcagaagTTGCTGAAGCTCTTCCAGGGGGTCACCAACAGCCAGGATGGCTTCACGCAGTGGTGTGAGCAGACCCTGCATGCCCTCAACACCGCCAACAACCTGGACG TTCCTACGTTTGCCTCTTTCCTGAAGGAGGTGGATTCCCCCTATGAGGTCCACGACTATGTAAGAGCCTACCTAGGAGATACACCCGAGGCGAAGGACTTTGCCAAGCACTTTCTGGAGCGTCGTGCCAAACAGAAACccatgcagcagcagcagctgccaCAGCCACAGCAG GAATCTGTCTGGGGAGTTAACCAGACTGGATTACAGTCTATCTTCCAGTCGAATCATGCAAGTATGCAGCAGTCCAGCTTTGAGACCGTGCAGTCtgggaagaagaagaagaaacaaAAGATGGTACGAGCTGACCCCAGCCTCTTAG GTTTTTCTGTGAATGCGGCATCTGAGCGGCTGAATATGGGGGAGATTGAGACAGTGGAGGACTTTTGA